One Carya illinoinensis cultivar Pawnee chromosome 5, C.illinoinensisPawnee_v1, whole genome shotgun sequence genomic window, attttaaatataaataaatcaatattgatatacagattaatgcATAACTGTACTTATACGTGATAAAACTCATTTGGAATACGTTCGCTTTTGAACCGACCGACAGCTCAAAACACTTTAAGTTCTATATAAAACAGTTCGATAATGACGAGGGTAGAATAGAAACCTGATCAACTTCGTGTCCTTTTGTGGTTTCCCCAGAGGCTCTCTAGCCCATTCAGTCGTCCATCTTGTTTCTTATCTCTTTCAAGGTCATTCGATTTGCAAAGGTGTCACCATTTTATTGGGTCCTTAAACCATCCATACGTCTCCCAATACACTCCCATTGAGCTCCTCCATCTGCAGCCATGGATGCAGCGTCAGTTGGAGCTTCATCGATTAAAACCGTTAAGTCACTCTCAATTTCTACCATCCCAAAAATCACTAGCCCAACCACCTTAACCCCTCCATGGCTTTCAACCCAACCCAGCATGCTCACCCTTTATGCGTCAATCTCTAACCTCAGGAACAGTGTTCTCTATCTCACTCGCTGCTCCACAAAACCCGACACCAACACTGACAATGAAATTGATCAAAACTCGGCCTTTGAATCCAATTCAAATCCGAAAACCTCGAAATCCTCAGCCCCTGTTTCAAATGAAGCACTTTCTTCGTCTCTATCAACattgtcgtcttcttcttctagcGGGTTGGTGTTTGGTTTGGGCCCCACAAACTCGTGGGACGGTGCAGAAATTGGATCACCTGTTGTGAAAAGGTTCCTTAGTGATGAGGAAGAGAGGTGGTACATGTGGTACCATGGAAGGTCTAAAGGAAAGCCAGGTTCGGAGGCAATAGGCTTAGCAGTTTCAAGAAATGGAATTCACTGGGAGAGAGGCGGAGGACCTACTAGATCGAGCGGGGAAGCAGGTTTGGCGATGAAGTGTAGTACAGATTGGTGGGCATTTGATACTGAGAGTATTAGGCCTTGTGAAGTGGTGGTCATGTCCAGTGCAAAGGTTAGAGCTGCCAGTGCTGTTTACTGGCTTTACTACACTGGATGCAGTTCTGAGAAGGCAGAGATTTCTGAGGATTCTTTGAAATTCAGTTTGGAAAACCCGGAGAGATTTTACATTGATGAGGTGAACGGTGAAAATGGTGGAGTTGGGAAGATTTCAAAGTCTTTGCCCGGTTTGGCAATTAGTCAGGATGGGAGACATTGGGCTAGAATTGAAGCTGAGCATCACAGCGGAGCTTTGTTTGATGTGGGTTCTGAAAGAGAGTGGGATTCATCCTTTATTGCCTCCCCGCAGGTTGTGTTTCATGTTAGTGGTGATCTTAGAATGTATTACCATTCATTTGATGCAGAAAATGGGGAATTTGGTATTGGAATTGCGAGGTCAAGGGATGGGATTAGGTGGGTGAAGTTGGGGAAGATAATGGGAGGAGGAGGAAGTGGTTGTTTTGATGAGTTTGGGGTTATGAATGCACGTGTAGTGAGAAACCAGAAAGATGGGAATTATGTAATGGCATATGAAGGCATTGCTGCTGATGGTAGGAGAAGTATAGGGTTAGCTGTGTCTTCAGATGGTTTGAAGAATTGGAGGAGGTTTCATGATGAGGCCACTCTGGCGCCATCGGCTGAAGATGGATGGGATAATGAAGGAGTAGGATCCCCATGCCTGGTTCAAATGGACCGGGACTCCGACGGGTGGAGGTTGTATTATAAAGGTGTTGGAAATGGGGGAAGAACTGGTATTGGAATGGCAGTTTCTGAAGGGAGTGATATTAGGAGCTTTAGAAGATGGACAGGATTCAATTATAAGAAAGGTATATGACTATGTTATTATCCATTCAAATTTAGAAGTATCTCATTGTATTTCCAATTTCATGAACCAGAAAAAGATCTATGTCAGGCCTCAAAGCAa contains:
- the LOC122311780 gene encoding uncharacterized protein LOC122311780: MDAASVGASSIKTVKSLSISTIPKITSPTTLTPPWLSTQPSMLTLYASISNLRNSVLYLTRCSTKPDTNTDNEIDQNSAFESNSNPKTSKSSAPVSNEALSSSLSTLSSSSSSGLVFGLGPTNSWDGAEIGSPVVKRFLSDEEERWYMWYHGRSKGKPGSEAIGLAVSRNGIHWERGGGPTRSSGEAGLAMKCSTDWWAFDTESIRPCEVVVMSSAKVRAASAVYWLYYTGCSSEKAEISEDSLKFSLENPERFYIDEVNGENGGVGKISKSLPGLAISQDGRHWARIEAEHHSGALFDVGSEREWDSSFIASPQVVFHVSGDLRMYYHSFDAENGEFGIGIARSRDGIRWVKLGKIMGGGGSGCFDEFGVMNARVVRNQKDGNYVMAYEGIAADGRRSIGLAVSSDGLKNWRRFHDEATLAPSAEDGWDNEGVGSPCLVQMDRDSDGWRLYYKGVGNGGRTGIGMAVSEGSDIRSFRRWTGFNYKKGI